The Rosa chinensis cultivar Old Blush chromosome 7, RchiOBHm-V2, whole genome shotgun sequence DNA segment ATTTTTGGGTTGAGGACACTCTGACTtgatattattcaggatgtgCTTATTGAGGATGGTATAGGCTCTATGTCCCCCTCGTTGTACTCTCAAAttcttattaataataatatagggAGGAGGACCACTACTCCAACCTAACGGGAGACCCATGCccgttttcaaaaaaaaaaaaaaaagtttctatATCTAAATTTAGTAGCATAATGGAAGTGAGAAGTATCCATatgaactatatatatatacctctaCTTCTAATTAAATCATGGAAAGTACATGATGTTGTTTGCATTAGTTTACAGTGCTGAAACAACCCTAACTTCCTAGAGGGAACTGATGTACTATTTTGTACTCATGAATATTTTATTTGATTTCATCTACTAGTTATATATGGAACCTGTTGCAAACTCTATATTAGTCGCCAACGAGGTTTGGCTTTGTTGGTAAGGGTGGACTAGTGCTGGAACCCCACCCGAGTTTGATCCCCGCTCCCAACAGGCCTCCTTGGTTCACGATCTATAAGTCTCATACGAAAATCCATACATGTGGGTTATGAGACAGGTACGTGTCACACGTAAGTCCTTTAGGGTTGAGGTTGTAGGCTTGCTCTGGTAATGGTGGTATAGCATAACCAAGCTTTCACCTAAACcttttttaaccaaaaaaaaaaaactctatatTAGTCGGGATGCATGACCATCCGGATTGGCAATTTCATGGTTCTATGCTATGAAATTCATGGTTTGGTTCTGAATTTGAAATAGTTAATTTGTACACAACACTATAAAAGCAAATTCTATGCACCAGATCATAAACTGCATGATGTATGTAAACTCAGTACAGATTGAAATTATCAGATGTACAAATTCTGGTGTATGTCCTTTTTGTTTTGATAAGTATGCATTGTGTGGTGTTCTTTTGCTCATCCGTGGGGAGATCAGCACAAGATTTCTCTGTCCCAATTAACAACAACATCTGACTCGAGGTGATTGATCGAGTACTAGCATCAGTCGTCAACGCGCGCAAATGGGTGTGAGATGCACACTAATGTCCATTTAATCAACACGGTCAGTAAATCTTTGAATACCTTGTGATTTTAGAGACCATTAATTGTAAGTTTTAGTGACACTAAACAAGAAGGAAGACAAATGAGGAAGCATCATTTTGTGATCATATGTGGACAATATGAAAGGACAAATGTTAAGGTTATGTCAAAATTATGAGCAGTTTGATAGGCATAGCCTGCCCTACTTCTTTTATCCTGCTCTTTCAACTTTCCCAAGGACTTGATTATGGCCCTGAAATTTGGTATTTCCCTGATGATATTCAAGACAAAGGCCTCTTCATAATGTGGGTGGTCATATGTCAGAGGACAGTACTggttatcatcatcatcatcataaaaAATAACCATTAATTACATGTTTTAAATCAATATAGGCTCCATGAATTCAGAGCCATGAACTTTTTCTGTGAAGCATCTTATGAAAACAACTGTTGGGTTCTTTCCTATGGGACAAGTACATTCAAGTTCTTGATAAAAATCTTTCTTTTGCATCCTGGTAAAGATATTCTGGTTCTTTACAAGATATAGTACAGAGATTAGTAAATATAGAAAGTAGGGAGGAAATGATGACCAGCTAACTTGGTTGTGTGTAATAGCTTGTGCTCTCTGTGTAGCACCAAAACCAATCTTCATAAAAGGATGATAATGAAACCACTAGATCATGACATGCATCTTTCCAGTGCATGCTCATTATGCTTACACAGGAAAAGACTGTTTTGGGATTCTCAAGTGCAAACAGTTATCCCATGGAATCATTATTTTGTAAGGACAGACAGTGAACAAAGGGAAGTAGTGGCCAGAGGGTAGATACTTGTCTTTAGGATAAGTTTGTGAGTTAGGTAATTACCCAAGTGGTttgatgaaaagaaaagaagttttattTGTTATGCATGCAATTTGCTACTCATCTTTTGATTGCTTAAGCTTTTAGCTCTTGTACGTACTTTGTTTAATGGAAAGTCCGAAGTTCATTCACAAAAGTTTTGGGTTAGAATCCTCAAACGTTTTGGGTTCGAATCCTCAAACCCCCATTTGGTCCGAATTTGTCTACCCTTTTATGTTTGCCCATCTCGATCTAACTCCACGAGAGGAGCTAGGGTTTTGTAAGTGGTGAGAGTTTGATATATATTTTGTTGGCTCATACAATGACAgcttaaatttttgaaattcatgatTGTCTAATACTATTCGGTACATATCTACAATTAGGTTCATCATTTAGGAAGATTCTGGCAACCAAACAAAGAATCAAGCTTGCAATAATTCAGGATTGCCTTTTAAAAAAACTTCCTTCCCATGCCTTCTTGGCCATTTGCACTAGCACTTTTCAGAAGCACCTAATTTAGAGACTTTGTGGTTCTAATTTGCATCCACTAGAATGTGTCTAGCTTCTTTCTGTCTTACCCCATCAATGAATCAAGCCATTGTATTATTGAAGGGAGCCACCCTCGGATGATTAACTGAATCGAGAAATATAAGTAGTAGTGTTATAGGGGTTGCTGACAAATGAAGCTAAACTATCATAGAGCTGGTGACTGTTCATTGCTGTGATTGATTGTTAAGCTTTAAGCTCGGCTAGTAGAGTCGCGATCGAAGTGATCCGATCCTATCCAAAAATGTTTCTTTTGGGTTGGATTGGAGACATGGGTAGTGGGTGTTCGGTTCATGAGCAAAAGTTCAACAAGTTGAATCCAAGTGTATACAGCCTAGCTGAGTAGATACTAGTGTCTTGTTGCTACTGAATTTTACTTACCTTTTTGTTCTGATTCATTTGCCTTTCTATATCAGCATCAAGGTTCTGCGCACATTTGACTCTCTATTTACGTCACATATTTGACTTTTCCTTGGCTCTCCCTCCAGTTGAgaaaattattatgaactttGCAGACTGGCTAAATCTTATtagtaaccaaaaaaataaaaagcttgGATATAATCTTGCACTTGATTTTTTGCTTGCAAGATTTAATAATTGGTTTGTCATTGTACTCTCAATCTTTCACACTACTATTCTATCCAATACCAAACTCTAAATTATTGTATGTAACCATATATTGCTcagattataaaaaaaaagaacaagaaatcaAAAAGAACAAACTGTTTATGCTCAGAAAACTATTgctgagaattttttttttttttttgagtgatACTAAATTTCTTTCGGTGAAAGTAATTTGCTTCAGAAATTCAGATTCTAAATTCTTGCTAGTTAATTATTGTTCGTATTAAAGTTGATTGTGTTTCTTTAGCATGTACATCTGTTATCCAGTGAGTCAGTTCAGTTGCAGTCTGGAACACCGGCCAAGTCAACATAGAAACCAGAGATGTAAGCCTAAAAGGTCATTGCCTCTTATTCATGCATGTGGCTTCAGATTCATGAGACATACTTATATAAGTATATGCAAATGTCCTGTTTACTGACTTTCATGCTCCAACTTTGTGTTTATATTGATACATGACATTGCACTCTTTGGAGGTCGATTAGTTCTTCCGGTTTCTGGATCAGAAGCTGATCTCTCTGAACAACACTTGTTAATGTTCCCAAAATTTCCTGATACGGTGTGTAATAGTAATATCGTGAATATAAATAGAATCAATCTCGCATCGAAAATTCTAGTATCATGATGAATATAGAATCTCACATCGCAAATTCTTATCTTTCTTCGCGAAATTCTAAACCTGACAACATAGAAGCTCATAATCTTAATTAACACGTACGATAGGAAGATTGGACTAAAAATGAAACCAATAAATAAGCAGCTCAATTATTCATCATACAGATCACAACatgaaagaaaggaagaaaaacacaGATCGAAAAGACGAAAACCAACCATCCCATGCCACTCTCTTATCATATCCTTCGATCAGTACTGTtactatttcctttctcctccattgttaaaaaagaaattgcAAACCAATCCAATAAGTTTTCAAAATCTTACTGGTATATGTTAACAATCATAATATTAATACCAACTCCGATCCCGGCCAGAACTCAACTCAGAACCTAATTTATTATGCGTCAAGGCCTAAACCTTTGCCTGCAAGACTGGCAAGTGATCTCCATGCACGTGGCGTCCATCTGGCGCATTGCCTTCTCCTTCATCCTCTCCGCCTTCTCCACTTCCTCCCTCGCCCTCTCCCACATGTGCCTCGCACGTGTGAACTCCGACTGAGCCAGCTCCATCTCCCTCCTCGTCAGCTCCCTCACTCTCTCCGCGTACGCCTTCTCCATTGCCGCCATTCGGATTTGCTCCGCCGCCTGCCACTTCAGCGCCTCCACGCAACTCGCCTTCGGCTTCAACCCCGTCGTCGTTTGGTCGTACTCGCAAACATTGTTGGTTGCTCCCATCAGTGGTCTCACACTTATGGACAGTTGGAGGTCGAGAGAGTTGGGCGCTTCCAGGGCTTCAACTGCTGCCTTTGATCGGTATCGTAGTGAAGAAGGATCTGACGGTCGAGGGGCTGCCCTCTGTAAGGGGGGAGGACCAGGAAGAAGCTGCAACTCCTTTTGATCATCGTGTTCCATTggaggaaaagaaacaaaataaagtgTGCAGAGGAAATGATGTAATTGGTGGAACTTTGCACCTATATATAGACAATTCAACCGTGTTTAATTACCGCTACCATCCATGTCTAGCCTTGATCTTGCCCCATAGAGAGGAGggcattttggtaaaaatataTTGGGAGATTTGAACAGTGGGAATTTCAATGTCCGTTTCAGAAGAGCCAAAAGTAAGGGGGAAATAACGGATCACGTTATTGGGCTATGAGTACCTCTTTTGTGTTCTCATGGACTGATGGAATGAGATCTTTTTCTTCGTTGTCATTCAATAAGAATATTAATCATAGAGTtggtcaaatttattgattgtTGATTAGTATACCttattacttttatttttattttttatgagtaCCTCTTTTGTGTTCTCTTGGACTAATGGAATGAGTTCTTTTTCTTCGTGTTGTCattcaataataatattaatcatagagttttgtcaaatttattgattgtTGATTAGTACACTTTGTTACTTTTTTTGTATTACACGAAACTAGAATTCAATGAATTTAGATTCAAACAAAACATCGTCAAGTACTGAAAATATGTTGAAAATAATTCTCAGTTTCAAACTTATGATCTCTCGTAACACTTTCAAGATTCTCATCCTTTAAGCTAATAATTGAAACTCATTCCCTTGCTCTACTATTTATAATCATTTCATTGCTCTACTATTTATAAGAAACGAAAATGGTAGAATGAAATACTCACATGTCAAATTCAAAAATGTTCATTTCTCACATGCATAAGTAATGAtgttaaaaatattaaataaaatttatcaGATATCGATGGGATCTCTTCATCTATTAGATGAATGTATTAACATTAAAAATGACTTGCAACTTTTCTACCCACCTAATTATCATATGAgtaaaaattcatgaaaatttcTTAACAAATTTAGTATATAAATGTGATCATCATTGTCTTTTTGGTGAACATATAAATCTGATGATCTTGTTCCATGCTAGCATGATtatttgactttttctttttttggggaTGAGGGTGAAAAGGGTTTAGAGGACGGTGGTGTAGTAATAATTAAGTCGCACGTGCAATAAGGGGGTGACTTTGTATATGGGCTTTTTCTTAGCTTTGTAATTCTATTTTGGACATGGATCTTAGCTTTGTGGTAGGCCTAGGTTGTCGGCCCTCTTGTTACAAAAAGCGACCCGCTTTTTATCTCAgctggcacgctcgcgcatATCATATCGGCACGTGGGAGGGGGGTAACACAAAGTGACGCTGACCATGATTTTGGCTCACTGACTCTCCCACTTGGACCG contains these protein-coding regions:
- the LOC112179394 gene encoding protein indeterminate-domain 16, encoding MEHDDQKELQLLPGPPPLQRAAPRPSDPSSLRYRSKAAVEALEAPNSLDLQLSISVRPLMGATNNVCEYDQTTTGLKPKASCVEALKWQAAEQIRMAAMEKAYAERVRELTRREMELAQSEFTRARHMWERAREEVEKAERMKEKAMRQMDATCMEITCQSCRQRFRP